A genomic window from Candidatus Pelagisphaera phototrophica includes:
- a CDS encoding alpha/beta hydrolase, protein MIHSIIYIAALFWGISSIATEGFAQRRAADQAPRIEPTVSNVSYGEHERHVLDFYKAESSSPAPLVLYIHGGGFVRGSKDTVNQETLKQLLDAGISVAAIHYRLAGEVPLPAAHKDAQRAIQTLRSKADKWNVDKTQVGAFGGSSGAQLSMWLAYQDDQADPESSDPIARESTRLAYVAPLSGQTTNDFDWWLNNIPGYDELHRAKAEIFGTNDKEKIALIAEKISAINLASADDPPTYMSYRMAPGDPIPEGDQATGWKVHHVSFGITLKKKLDALGVENYLNYPNADSKYKSEAAFFIDKFGK, encoded by the coding sequence ATGATCCATTCAATAATTTATATCGCCGCTCTCTTCTGGGGCATCTCATCAATAGCGACAGAAGGCTTTGCCCAGCGCAGAGCAGCGGATCAGGCTCCTAGAATAGAGCCTACGGTATCAAACGTTTCCTATGGTGAACATGAGCGTCACGTTCTGGACTTCTACAAAGCGGAGTCCTCATCACCTGCCCCGTTGGTTCTGTACATCCACGGAGGCGGTTTCGTGAGAGGAAGCAAGGACACTGTAAATCAGGAGACACTCAAGCAACTTCTTGACGCGGGGATTTCGGTGGCTGCCATCCACTACCGTCTGGCTGGCGAAGTGCCGCTTCCGGCTGCCCATAAGGACGCTCAGCGGGCGATTCAGACCTTGCGGTCCAAAGCGGACAAGTGGAACGTCGACAAAACCCAGGTAGGTGCCTTCGGTGGCTCTTCAGGTGCGCAGTTGTCCATGTGGCTGGCTTACCAGGATGATCAGGCCGATCCTGAAAGCAGTGACCCCATAGCCCGCGAATCCACGCGCTTAGCCTACGTGGCGCCGCTGAGCGGCCAGACAACGAATGACTTCGATTGGTGGCTTAATAATATACCTGGCTATGATGAATTACATCGGGCCAAAGCCGAAATTTTCGGAACGAATGACAAAGAAAAAATAGCCCTAATCGCCGAGAAGATTTCGGCCATTAACCTTGCGTCGGCCGACGACCCTCCCACTTACATGAGTTATCGCATGGCGCCTGGAGATCCGATTCCTGAAGGCGACCAGGCCACGGGTTGGAAAGTTCACCATGTTAGCTTCGGAATCACTTTGAAAAAGAAGCTCGACGCCTTGGGGGTCGAGAATTACCTCAACTATCCAAACGCCGATTCAAAGTACAAATCGGAAGCGGCGTTTTTTATAGACAAATTTGGCAAATAA